Proteins co-encoded in one Flavobacterium fluviale genomic window:
- a CDS encoding thymidine kinase: MFLENTVNHKEQFGWIEVICGSMFSGKTEELIRRLKRAQFAKQKVEIFKPAIDTRYHDEMVVSHDANEIRSTPVPAAANILILAQGCDVIGIDEAQFFDDEIITVCNDLANQGIRVIVAGLDMDFKGNPFGPMPGLMATAEYVTKVHAVCTRTGNLANYSFRKTDNDKLVMLGETEEYEPLSRAAYFNAMKKNEEK, encoded by the coding sequence ATGTTTCTCGAAAATACAGTAAATCACAAAGAACAATTTGGTTGGATTGAAGTTATTTGTGGATCAATGTTTTCGGGTAAAACCGAGGAATTAATCCGCAGATTAAAACGTGCTCAATTTGCCAAGCAAAAAGTCGAAATTTTCAAACCCGCAATCGATACCCGTTATCATGACGAAATGGTAGTGTCGCACGATGCTAATGAAATTCGTTCCACTCCAGTTCCCGCAGCGGCCAATATTTTAATTTTGGCGCAAGGCTGTGATGTGATTGGTATTGACGAGGCTCAGTTTTTTGATGATGAAATTATTACCGTTTGTAATGATTTAGCCAATCAGGGAATTCGTGTAATTGTTGCTGGACTTGATATGGATTTTAAAGGAAATCCGTTTGGACCAATGCCGGGACTTATGGCAACGGCAGAATATGTAACCAAAGTACATGCAGTTTGTACCAGAACAGGAAATTTGGCCAATTATAGTTTTAGAAAAACAGATAATGACAAATTGGTTATGCTGGGTGAAACTGAAGAATATGAACCACTTAGCCGTGCAGCGTATTTTAATGCAATGAAGAAAAACGAGGAAAAATAG
- the rsmI gene encoding 16S rRNA (cytidine(1402)-2'-O)-methyltransferase, producing the protein MSKLYIVPTPIGNLEDMTFRAIRVLKEVDLILAEDTRTSGKLLKHFEIGTHMHSHHMHNEHKTTENLIARLKAGETIALISDAGTPAISDPGFLLTRACVENKIEVECLPGATAFVPALVNSGLPNDKFVFEGFLPDKKGRQTRFLALAEEARTMILYVSPHKLVKTLAEFVQYFGEDRQVCVSRELSKLHEENVRGTAKEVLAHFEKTAPRGEIVVVVAGKTIIKEPKKSKFSKDEEED; encoded by the coding sequence ATGTCAAAATTATATATCGTTCCAACGCCAATTGGCAATCTTGAGGACATGACTTTTAGAGCCATTCGGGTTTTGAAAGAAGTTGATTTGATTTTGGCTGAGGACACCCGAACAAGTGGCAAACTCTTAAAGCATTTTGAAATTGGCACGCACATGCACAGCCATCATATGCACAACGAACATAAAACAACCGAAAATTTAATTGCCCGTTTGAAAGCCGGCGAAACGATTGCTTTAATTTCAGATGCAGGAACTCCGGCAATTTCAGATCCAGGATTTTTATTGACGCGCGCTTGTGTCGAAAATAAAATTGAAGTCGAATGTCTACCTGGCGCAACTGCTTTCGTGCCCGCGTTGGTAAACAGCGGACTCCCAAATGACAAATTTGTTTTTGAAGGATTTCTGCCCGATAAAAAAGGACGTCAAACGCGTTTTTTGGCTTTAGCCGAAGAAGCCCGAACAATGATTTTATACGTTTCGCCGCATAAACTCGTTAAAACTTTAGCCGAATTTGTACAATATTTTGGAGAAGACAGACAAGTTTGCGTTTCTCGTGAATTATCAAAACTTCACGAAGAAAATGTTCGTGGAACTGCAAAAGAAGTTTTAGCGCATTTTGAAAAAACAGCACCTCGTGGCGAAATCGTCGTTGTCGTTGCCGGAAAAACAATAATAAAAGAACCTAAGAAAAGTAAATTTTCTAAGGATGAAGAAGAAGATTAA
- a CDS encoding HopJ type III effector protein, whose translation MSIQAFLEKVKQTPTQITFPETIAVIEENYNFTPTAFQNGTQHNAAGENSGSCKLFSFAKLQNLNKEETLACFGAFYFEEVLGDPNGTNHQNIRNFINLGWDGIQFEGNALEAK comes from the coding sequence ATGAGCATTCAAGCCTTTTTAGAAAAAGTAAAACAAACTCCTACACAAATCACATTTCCTGAAACGATTGCAGTAATCGAAGAAAATTACAACTTTACTCCAACTGCTTTTCAAAACGGAACACAGCATAATGCTGCCGGAGAAAATTCAGGTTCTTGTAAATTATTTTCTTTTGCGAAGTTGCAAAATTTGAACAAAGAAGAAACTTTAGCTTGCTTTGGAGCTTTTTATTTTGAAGAAGTTTTAGGCGATCCAAACGGAACCAATCACCAAAACATTAGAAACTTCATCAACTTAGGCTGGGACGGAATTCAGTTTGAAGGAAATGCTTTGGAAGCAAAATAA
- the recJ gene encoding single-stranded-DNA-specific exonuclease RecJ, whose product MRWTLKPRPSEDKIKHLAQALNVEDFVATLLIQRGIETFEDAKNFFRPSLEHLHDPYLMKDMDKAVARIESAIENQENIMVFGDYDVDGTTAVSLVSSYLKSHYPNIATYIPDRYNEGYGISYKGIDYADDNGISLIIALDCGIKSIDHIAYAKAKNIDFIVCDHHRPGEFLPDAVAVLDPKREDCSYPYDELCGCGVGFKLIQALGQNRNETIEDLVPYLDLVATAIAADIVPITGENRVLAYFGLKVINSEPRPGIKALVHQVKKKVLDITDVVFIISPRINAAGRIKHGNHAVELLTEFDFEQAQQFASEIEQYNADRKDLDKKITKEAFQQIIENQEEERFSTVVFQEDWHKGVIGIVASRLIETYYRPTLVFTKSGDKYAASARSVKGFDVYNALDACSQHLEQFGGHMYAAGMTLKAENYQLFKEAFEKCVEETIQPEMRTPEIEIDAEINFSDITPKLIRILKQFEPFGPQNMTPVFMTSDVKDTGYAKTLGAEEEHLRLFVKQPRSIGTDGIAAIGFGLGKKLNIVQNQNPFQLAYCIAENEWNGNISTQLMLKDIRTNGRD is encoded by the coding sequence ATGCGTTGGACTTTAAAACCAAGACCTTCTGAAGATAAAATCAAACATTTGGCGCAGGCCTTAAATGTAGAAGATTTTGTAGCAACACTTTTGATTCAGCGTGGTATTGAAACTTTCGAAGATGCGAAGAATTTCTTTCGCCCTTCTTTAGAACATTTGCATGATCCTTATTTGATGAAAGATATGGATAAAGCTGTCGCTCGAATCGAATCGGCAATTGAGAATCAGGAAAATATTATGGTTTTCGGTGATTACGATGTTGACGGAACAACAGCGGTTTCATTGGTTTCTTCGTATTTAAAATCACATTACCCAAACATTGCCACTTATATACCAGATCGTTATAACGAAGGTTACGGCATTTCGTATAAAGGAATTGATTATGCAGACGATAATGGCATTTCCTTAATTATTGCGCTTGACTGTGGCATCAAATCAATCGACCATATCGCTTACGCAAAAGCAAAAAACATTGATTTCATTGTATGCGATCACCACCGTCCTGGAGAATTTCTCCCAGATGCTGTTGCAGTTCTTGACCCAAAAAGAGAGGACTGCTCCTACCCTTATGATGAATTATGCGGCTGCGGCGTTGGTTTTAAGTTGATTCAGGCTTTAGGTCAAAACCGAAATGAAACTATTGAAGATTTAGTTCCCTATCTCGATTTGGTCGCTACGGCAATTGCAGCAGATATTGTACCGATTACGGGAGAAAATCGTGTTTTGGCTTATTTTGGTTTAAAAGTAATTAATTCAGAACCGAGACCTGGAATTAAAGCTTTGGTTCATCAGGTAAAAAAGAAAGTTCTCGATATTACAGATGTTGTTTTTATTATTTCACCGCGAATTAACGCTGCAGGAAGAATCAAACACGGAAATCATGCGGTTGAATTATTAACCGAATTTGATTTTGAACAAGCCCAGCAATTCGCTTCGGAAATTGAACAATACAACGCAGACCGAAAAGATTTAGACAAAAAAATAACAAAAGAAGCTTTCCAGCAAATAATCGAAAATCAGGAAGAAGAACGTTTTTCTACGGTTGTTTTTCAGGAAGACTGGCATAAAGGCGTGATTGGAATTGTAGCTTCAAGATTGATCGAAACGTATTATCGTCCGACTTTAGTATTCACTAAAAGCGGTGATAAGTATGCGGCTTCTGCCCGATCTGTAAAAGGTTTTGATGTGTATAATGCACTTGATGCCTGTTCCCAACATTTAGAACAATTTGGTGGTCACATGTATGCAGCTGGAATGACTTTAAAAGCCGAAAATTATCAGCTTTTTAAAGAGGCTTTTGAGAAATGTGTAGAAGAAACCATTCAGCCCGAAATGCGCACTCCAGAAATCGAAATTGATGCAGAAATAAACTTCTCAGATATAACTCCAAAATTAATTCGAATTCTAAAACAATTTGAACCTTTTGGTCCTCAAAATATGACTCCAGTCTTTATGACTTCTGATGTAAAAGATACAGGCTATGCCAAAACTCTGGGCGCTGAAGAAGAACATTTAAGACTTTTTGTCAAACAGCCCCGAAGTATCGGGACTGACGGAATTGCTGCAATTGGGTTTGGACTCGGAAAAAAACTTAATATTGTACAAAATCAAAATCCATTTCAATTGGCGTATTGTATTGCCGAAAATGAATGGAACGGAAATATTTCAACACAGCTTATGCTGAAAGACATTAGAACAAATGGAAGAGATTAA
- a CDS encoding MFS transporter — translation MEEIKSNKPDPYQALRYREFNVFLLLRFAMVFAWSMQFIVIEWEVYSLTKNPLSLGIIGLMEVIPAVSMALFAGHIVDQREKKGLLVKCILGFSVISFGLFLLTWPKIVGGWSSTVILYSIYALVFFGGLVRAFLGPTIFSLLSLIIPKKVYPNAATWSSSVWQIGAVMGPALAGFSINWIGVHWSMCLVFGFSLLSLVALSQISKKPIINPKIGESIKDSLTEGLTFVFRNQIVLGALSLDMIAVLFGGAVALLPVFAQDILKVGSEGFGILRAAPAVGAFITMLISAYVPLYKNAGKKLLIAIFVFGLSIILFGLSTYFWLSVFALFLSGLADGISVVIRQTILQLKTPDHMRGRVGAVNSIFVGSSNELGAFESGATAKLMGAVTSVVFGGSITLLTVVVTALKSPTFRNLDLHRDMEDHQKLD, via the coding sequence ATGGAAGAGATTAAATCCAATAAGCCCGATCCTTATCAGGCGCTGCGCTATAGAGAATTCAATGTGTTTTTATTATTGCGTTTTGCGATGGTTTTTGCCTGGTCAATGCAGTTTATTGTTATTGAATGGGAAGTTTACAGTTTGACTAAAAATCCGCTTTCGTTAGGGATTATCGGTTTAATGGAAGTTATTCCTGCCGTTTCTATGGCATTGTTTGCCGGACATATTGTCGATCAAAGAGAGAAAAAAGGTTTATTGGTAAAATGTATTTTAGGTTTTTCGGTAATCAGCTTTGGACTGTTTTTATTGACTTGGCCTAAAATTGTTGGCGGATGGTCTTCAACTGTCATTTTGTATTCGATTTATGCATTAGTATTTTTTGGAGGTTTAGTACGTGCTTTTCTTGGACCAACTATTTTCTCTCTTTTATCTCTTATTATTCCTAAAAAAGTATACCCAAACGCTGCAACTTGGAGCAGTTCGGTTTGGCAGATCGGAGCCGTTATGGGCCCAGCACTTGCGGGATTTTCCATTAACTGGATCGGGGTTCACTGGTCAATGTGTCTGGTATTTGGGTTTTCGCTTCTTTCTTTAGTTGCGCTATCACAAATCAGTAAAAAACCAATTATAAATCCGAAGATTGGAGAATCAATCAAAGATAGCTTGACCGAAGGTTTGACTTTTGTATTCCGAAATCAAATTGTTTTAGGCGCTTTATCGCTAGACATGATCGCCGTTCTTTTTGGAGGAGCTGTAGCATTGCTGCCCGTCTTTGCACAAGATATTTTAAAAGTCGGCTCAGAAGGTTTTGGGATTTTAAGAGCTGCTCCTGCTGTAGGAGCTTTCATTACCATGCTTATTTCTGCTTATGTGCCGTTATATAAAAATGCAGGTAAGAAACTTTTAATAGCCATATTTGTTTTTGGATTGTCGATTATCTTATTTGGACTTTCTACTTATTTCTGGCTTTCTGTTTTCGCCTTATTTTTAAGCGGACTGGCTGATGGAATTTCCGTAGTAATCCGCCAAACGATTTTACAACTTAAAACTCCCGATCATATGCGTGGGCGTGTTGGTGCCGTAAACTCAATTTTTGTTGGATCTTCTAATGAATTAGGTGCTTTTGAAAGTGGTGCGACTGCAAAATTAATGGGAGCAGTAACCTCTGTTGTATTTGGAGGAAGCATAACACTTTTGACTGTTGTTGTTACAGCCTTAAAATCGCCGACATTTAGAAATTTAGATCTTCATAGAGATATGGAAGATCATCAGAAATTGGATTAG
- a CDS encoding alpha/beta fold hydrolase, with the protein MKSLFLFLSLLLSFFANGQNLYIKTYGDKKNKPIIFIHGGPSGNATLFEGTTAQKLADEGFYIIAYDRRGEGRSADPNATFTYKEAFLDLNSIYSKYHLKSAVLLSHSFGGLVATLYTHKYPQNVSALILAGALFSQQETYTHILDTLKKKHSNDSQQLKKINIVENLDKNSAEYRKGCFELAGENGFFKMPNPTTAYTKLYAAYEGGKFYKSNIRNQNAPLLFYQNEKQNNIDTRSILKKIKASGVPIFGIYGKQDGIFSSAQIKSLKNLVGKNHFTLLGNCSHYLFVDQQNEFLSNVKNWIK; encoded by the coding sequence ATGAAGTCCCTTTTTCTTTTTCTTTCTCTATTATTATCCTTTTTTGCAAACGGACAAAATCTTTACATCAAAACCTACGGAGACAAAAAAAACAAACCCATAATTTTTATTCACGGAGGTCCAAGTGGAAATGCAACATTGTTTGAAGGAACGACAGCCCAAAAACTAGCTGACGAAGGTTTCTATATTATTGCATACGACAGAAGAGGAGAAGGAAGATCTGCAGATCCAAATGCAACATTTACGTACAAAGAAGCTTTTCTGGATTTAAATTCTATTTATTCAAAATATCATTTAAAGAGTGCCGTTTTGCTGAGTCATAGTTTTGGTGGTTTGGTTGCGACGCTTTACACCCATAAATATCCTCAAAATGTAAGTGCTTTAATTTTGGCTGGCGCTTTATTTTCGCAGCAGGAAACTTACACTCATATTTTAGACACTTTAAAGAAGAAGCACAGCAATGATTCTCAACAATTAAAGAAAATAAATATTGTAGAAAATTTAGATAAAAACTCAGCTGAGTATCGAAAAGGATGTTTCGAACTTGCTGGAGAAAACGGTTTTTTTAAAATGCCAAATCCAACTACAGCGTATACAAAATTATACGCTGCTTATGAAGGTGGCAAATTTTACAAAAGTAACATCCGAAACCAAAATGCACCTCTTCTTTTTTATCAAAATGAAAAGCAAAACAATATCGATACTCGATCAATTTTAAAGAAAATCAAAGCTTCGGGCGTACCTATTTTTGGCATTTACGGAAAACAGGACGGCATTTTTTCTTCGGCACAAATTAAATCTCTTAAAAATCTTGTGGGTAAAAACCATTTTACTTTATTAGGCAACTGCTCTCACTATTTATTTGTAGATCAGCAAAATGAGTTTCTTTCAAATGTTAAAAATTGGATAAAGTAA
- a CDS encoding carboxypeptidase-like regulatory domain-containing protein, with the protein MKYTSTLLFVFLSFAIYAQENTISGDVKNSQNNSALEYVNIGIARKNSGTVSNANGNFVLKLSEKVSLNDTIVFSHIGFEAKKVLVSHLQSKNNVVAMTPSENALKEVVVTFKKPKPKQFGRSSKGLSLMHSNFFYAFDKTVDDYLSREKGMELRIKKDCKVNDFNFNITSNEFKSIKFRLNFYKVENNLPSTILIDKDIVFEVKDNKLGLFTVDLKPYDIYLDKEMGDIAVTIQWIESVKSNEKSKFFAISTAVSATENSFYRERNMANWSKSGQSLTFYLNTMCQ; encoded by the coding sequence ATGAAATATACTTCTACTCTACTTTTTGTCTTCTTATCTTTTGCAATTTACGCTCAGGAAAATACTATCTCCGGCGATGTCAAAAATTCGCAAAACAATTCAGCTTTAGAATATGTAAATATCGGCATTGCTAGGAAAAATTCTGGAACAGTATCAAATGCAAATGGAAATTTCGTTTTAAAGCTTAGTGAAAAAGTCAGCTTAAACGATACAATTGTTTTTTCTCATATTGGCTTTGAGGCCAAAAAAGTTTTAGTAAGTCACTTACAATCAAAAAATAATGTTGTGGCAATGACGCCTTCTGAAAATGCATTAAAGGAAGTTGTTGTAACTTTCAAAAAACCTAAACCTAAACAATTTGGAAGAAGTTCAAAAGGACTTTCGCTCATGCATTCTAACTTTTTCTATGCTTTCGACAAAACTGTTGACGATTATTTAAGTCGTGAAAAAGGAATGGAATTACGCATAAAAAAAGACTGTAAAGTGAATGATTTCAATTTTAATATTACTTCGAATGAGTTCAAGTCGATTAAATTCAGGCTTAATTTTTACAAAGTAGAAAACAATTTACCCTCCACAATATTAATTGATAAAGACATTGTTTTTGAAGTAAAAGACAACAAACTTGGCTTGTTCACAGTTGACTTGAAACCTTATGACATTTATCTGGACAAAGAAATGGGAGATATTGCCGTTACGATTCAATGGATTGAAAGTGTAAAAAGCAATGAAAAAAGTAAATTCTTTGCTATTTCAACTGCTGTATCAGCAACCGAAAATAGTTTTTACAGAGAAAGAAATATGGCAAACTGGTCCAAAAGCGGTCAAAGTTTGACATTTTACCTCAACACGATGTGTCAATAA